CAGCAAGTCGAGAATGGACCCGCTTCGACGGGCCGCGTTGCTGATATGCTGGACGTAAGCCCCGCGAGCGCGAACGAAATGATCGGCAAGCTCCAAGAGCGCGGCTTTGCCGACCACGAGAAGTACAAAGGTGTCTCACTCACTGATGACGGGATTACCCGAGCGCGTGATGCGCTCCAAACGTATTGCATCATCGAACGGTTTCTCGTAGAAGTACTCGAAGTCGAACGGTTTCGCACAGAAGCACAAACGCTCGAAACGGTCATC
The nucleotide sequence above comes from Halocatena marina. Encoded proteins:
- a CDS encoding metal-dependent transcriptional regulator; amino-acid sequence: MNTSDQYLKAIYLVQQVENGPASTGRVADMLDVSPASANEMIGKLQERGFADHEKYKGVSLTDDGITRARDALQTYCIIERFLVEVLEVERFRTEAQTLETVIDSNVAERLDTIIDREPQCPDCFGPETDVCALLECDITEAADSEVAD